In Drosophila bipectinata strain 14024-0381.07 chromosome 2R, DbipHiC1v2, whole genome shotgun sequence, one genomic interval encodes:
- the tej gene encoding tudor domain-containing protein 5 isoform X1, giving the protein MEDQYSLSYVKKVLHSLVVSSPNFMTIDKLQRDYRSEEGCNVPYARLGYKSLEGFLRDLTDTFTVRGTGLTASVGAVASSKSGHIQQLVQQQKKQTNRKGNRGNQRTHYQTSRRSDFIFINEKPGIMNARQTPRSTYQPQVAVSCQPNYSRLQYPVHSQQYMQQAAVSYLNYNNQMYPIYSSNPQQYPNYNTPYPVYTPNSYIDYNALVWAGWQQLSNYLFEVERQRQLTQAFLISQNFPRPQPQRRPPRPQPFNMHVNIPPKPKIPERRINSATIVEIVDSLSNLKLDNETEKAEKNLPEKVPDVKSVPKPPCSSDDERSSNTESEIILKDPFTSEDEKPVDSKVNTLEKQDWISSDEDEHAKQLPKSLDTKYDNNFNGYSSSEDGMDEDAIPAYALDDRVLNIDYPVEAVRSGLKLPQRDVEDILFVDDRIEVQLVRVDNPHQFYFWIYNTEIDSYKAMNSNMQEFYDSHSTDKYIMPLCLLTTGHLCVVRSTTNGLWQRAEVLRHRPGNKKPLEVKLVDTGHVMNVSYTSVKYLVKEFANLPAQCFIGRLAYVTPWKGHSWSADAVNFFFKLVCYRRLYAKIESIKDDNVYVVLVDPDSKEHTRNLNKALIDSGWVRRCYTC; this is encoded by the exons ATGGAAGATCAGTACTCCTTGAGTTACGTAAAGAAGGTGCTGCACTCGCTGGTGGTGTCTTCGCCCAACTTTATGACCATTGACAAGCTGCAAAGGGATTACCGCTCCGAAGAAGGGTGCAACGTGCCATACGCCAGACTTGGATACAAAAGCCTAGAGGGCTTTCTGCGGGACCTTACGGACACCTTTACT GTTAGGGGCACCGGGCTTACTGCCTCCGTAGGGGCTGTCGCCTCATCCAAGTCCGGGCACATTCAGCAGTTGGTCCAGCAACAAAAGAAACAAACCAATAGAAAAGGAAATCGCGGGAATCAAAGAACTCACTACCAGACAAGTCGCAGATCTGATTTCATCTTCATAAACGAAAAGCCTGGCATCATGAATGCCAGACAGACCCCGAGGTCGACCTATCAGCCACAAGTTGCGGTATCCTGCCAACCCAATTATAGTCGCCTGCAATATCCTGTCCACAGTCAGCAATATATGCAGCAGGCAGCGGTATCTTATTTGAACTATAACAACCAGATGTATCCCATATACTCTTCCAATCCACAACAATATCCCAACTATAACACGCCATACCCCGTCTACACTCCCAATTCTTATATAGACTATAATGCTTTGGTTTGGGCCGGCTGGCAACAATTATCTAACTACCTTTTTGAAGTTGAGAGACAGAGACAACTTACCCAAGCATTTCTTATTTCCCAGAATTTTCCCCGTCCCCAGCCCCAGAGGCGGCCACCACGCCCACAGCCTTTTAATATGCACGTGAACATTCCGCCAAAGCCAAAAATTCCAGAACGCAGGATCAACAGCGCCACAATTGTTGAAATAGTTGATTCTTTGTCAAACCTAAAACTAGACAATGAGACCGAAAAGGCTGAAAAAAATCTGCCAGAAAAAGTACCCGATGTCAAAAGTGTTCCCAAGCCTCCATGCTCCTCAGATGATGAAAGGTCATCTAACACGGAGTCAGAAATAATACTCAAGGATCCATTTACATCGGAGGATGAAAAGCCCGTTGATTCTAAAGTTAATACTCTTGAAAAACAAGATTGGATCTCGAGCGATGAAGATGAGCATGCCAAACAACTTCCAAAGTCCTTGGACACAAAATATGACAATAATTTCAATGGATACTCCTCCTCTGAAGACGGCATGGATGAAGATGCCATCCCAGCCTACGCTTTG GACGATCGAGTATTAAATATTGACTATCCGGTAGAAGCTGTTCGGTCCGGGTTAAAACTTCCACAGCGCGATGTTGAAGACATACTTTTTGTAGATGATCGCATAGAGGTCCAGCTTGTAAGGGTGGACAATCCGCACCAGTTCTATTTCTGGATTTATAACACCGAAATAGATTCGTACAAAGCCATGAATTCCAATATGCA AGAATTCTACGATTCCCATTCCACGGATAAGTACATAATGCCACTGTGTTTGTTAACGACGGGACATCTGTGTGTGGTGCGATCCACCACGAACGGCTTGTGGCAGCGGGCGGAGGTCTTGCGCCACCGTCCTGGGAATAAGAAGCCTCTTGAGGTGAAGCTAGTTGACACAGGACACGTCATGAACGTAAGCTACACCAGTGTCAAGTACTTGGTGAAGGAGTTTGCCAACTTGCCGGCACAGTGTTTCATTGGGCGCCTGGCTTATGTTACGCCCTGGAAGGGTCACTCCTGGTCAGCCGATGCTGTTAATTTCTTCTTCAAGCTTGTCTGCTATCGCAGGCTTTATGCCAAAATCGAATCAATTAAG GACGATAATGTCTATGTGGTTCTGGTGGACCCAGACTCCAAAGAACACACTAGGAACTTAAACAAGGCGCTGATCGACTCTGGTTGGGTACGACGCTGTTACACCTGTTGA
- the tej gene encoding tudor domain-containing protein 5 isoform X2 — protein sequence MEDQYSLSYVKKVLHSLVVSSPNFMTIDKLQRDYRSEEGCNVPYARLGYKSLEGFLRDLTDTFTVRGTGLTASVGAVASSKSGHIQQLVQQQKKQTNRKGNRGNQRTHYQTSRRSDFIFINEKPGIMNARQTPRSTYQPQVAVSCQPNYSRLQYPVHSQQYMQQAANFPRPQPQRRPPRPQPFNMHVNIPPKPKIPERRINSATIVEIVDSLSNLKLDNETEKAEKNLPEKVPDVKSVPKPPCSSDDERSSNTESEIILKDPFTSEDEKPVDSKVNTLEKQDWISSDEDEHAKQLPKSLDTKYDNNFNGYSSSEDGMDEDAIPAYALDDRVLNIDYPVEAVRSGLKLPQRDVEDILFVDDRIEVQLVRVDNPHQFYFWIYNTEIDSYKAMNSNMQEFYDSHSTDKYIMPLCLLTTGHLCVVRSTTNGLWQRAEVLRHRPGNKKPLEVKLVDTGHVMNVSYTSVKYLVKEFANLPAQCFIGRLAYVTPWKGHSWSADAVNFFFKLVCYRRLYAKIESIKDDNVYVVLVDPDSKEHTRNLNKALIDSGWVRRCYTC from the exons ATGGAAGATCAGTACTCCTTGAGTTACGTAAAGAAGGTGCTGCACTCGCTGGTGGTGTCTTCGCCCAACTTTATGACCATTGACAAGCTGCAAAGGGATTACCGCTCCGAAGAAGGGTGCAACGTGCCATACGCCAGACTTGGATACAAAAGCCTAGAGGGCTTTCTGCGGGACCTTACGGACACCTTTACT GTTAGGGGCACCGGGCTTACTGCCTCCGTAGGGGCTGTCGCCTCATCCAAGTCCGGGCACATTCAGCAGTTGGTCCAGCAACAAAAGAAACAAACCAATAGAAAAGGAAATCGCGGGAATCAAAGAACTCACTACCAGACAAGTCGCAGATCTGATTTCATCTTCATAAACGAAAAGCCTGGCATCATGAATGCCAGACAGACCCCGAGGTCGACCTATCAGCCACAAGTTGCGGTATCCTGCCAACCCAATTATAGTCGCCTGCAATATCCTGTCCACAGTCAGCAATATATGCAGCAGGCAGCG AATTTTCCCCGTCCCCAGCCCCAGAGGCGGCCACCACGCCCACAGCCTTTTAATATGCACGTGAACATTCCGCCAAAGCCAAAAATTCCAGAACGCAGGATCAACAGCGCCACAATTGTTGAAATAGTTGATTCTTTGTCAAACCTAAAACTAGACAATGAGACCGAAAAGGCTGAAAAAAATCTGCCAGAAAAAGTACCCGATGTCAAAAGTGTTCCCAAGCCTCCATGCTCCTCAGATGATGAAAGGTCATCTAACACGGAGTCAGAAATAATACTCAAGGATCCATTTACATCGGAGGATGAAAAGCCCGTTGATTCTAAAGTTAATACTCTTGAAAAACAAGATTGGATCTCGAGCGATGAAGATGAGCATGCCAAACAACTTCCAAAGTCCTTGGACACAAAATATGACAATAATTTCAATGGATACTCCTCCTCTGAAGACGGCATGGATGAAGATGCCATCCCAGCCTACGCTTTG GACGATCGAGTATTAAATATTGACTATCCGGTAGAAGCTGTTCGGTCCGGGTTAAAACTTCCACAGCGCGATGTTGAAGACATACTTTTTGTAGATGATCGCATAGAGGTCCAGCTTGTAAGGGTGGACAATCCGCACCAGTTCTATTTCTGGATTTATAACACCGAAATAGATTCGTACAAAGCCATGAATTCCAATATGCA AGAATTCTACGATTCCCATTCCACGGATAAGTACATAATGCCACTGTGTTTGTTAACGACGGGACATCTGTGTGTGGTGCGATCCACCACGAACGGCTTGTGGCAGCGGGCGGAGGTCTTGCGCCACCGTCCTGGGAATAAGAAGCCTCTTGAGGTGAAGCTAGTTGACACAGGACACGTCATGAACGTAAGCTACACCAGTGTCAAGTACTTGGTGAAGGAGTTTGCCAACTTGCCGGCACAGTGTTTCATTGGGCGCCTGGCTTATGTTACGCCCTGGAAGGGTCACTCCTGGTCAGCCGATGCTGTTAATTTCTTCTTCAAGCTTGTCTGCTATCGCAGGCTTTATGCCAAAATCGAATCAATTAAG GACGATAATGTCTATGTGGTTCTGGTGGACCCAGACTCCAAAGAACACACTAGGAACTTAAACAAGGCGCTGATCGACTCTGGTTGGGTACGACGCTGTTACACCTGTTGA